The following proteins are encoded in a genomic region of Arachis stenosperma cultivar V10309 chromosome 4, arast.V10309.gnm1.PFL2, whole genome shotgun sequence:
- the LOC130976209 gene encoding UDP-glycosyltransferase 83A1-like → MGLNHVLVLPFPAQGHVNPLMHLSHKLVQHGCKVTFVNTEFNHKRVLSAMNGKVTLDGSEVELVSIADGLGPEDDRSDMAALISSMVKTMPSDLEMLIRDINSRDGGSNRITGMVCDTYMAWALEIAQKLAIKGAIIIPSSSAMLALEDNIPKLIEDGIMDSDGFPIKKGKFQLSPKMPNMNITDMPWSCFSDASSQKTIFHYLARSIQWSHLTDWWISNTTIELEPGALSLCPKILPIGPIKESPKFRSLGQFWQEDHSCLSWLDQQPPCSVIYVAFGSFTIFDPNQFKELALGLELTNRPFLWVVRDDSNGSVTKHKYPNEFQGTKGKIVKWTPQPMVLKHPSIACFVSHCGWNSTMDGVSNGVPFLCWPYFADQFVDKAYICDFWKVGLGFDEDEKGIISRWEIKKKVEQLLGDEEIKGRSKKMKDMIMNNIAKDGKSTQNFNKFMKWLNE, encoded by the exons ATGGGTCTGAATCATGTTCTAGTTCTGCCATTTCCAGCACAGGGGCATGTGAACCCTTTAATGCACTTATCACACAAACTAGTTCAACATGGCTGCAAAGTTACCTTTGTCAACACTGAGTTCAACCACAAGAGAGTTCTTAGTGCAATGAATGGTAAGGTTACTCTTGATGGTTCAGAAGTGGAGCTAGTCTCAATTGCTGATGGGTTAGGACCTGAAGATGATAGAAGTGACATGGCTGCTTTAATTTCTTCAATGGTGAAAACCATGCCTAGTGATCTTGAAATGCTTATAAGGGACATTAATTCCAGAGATGGTGGGAGTAACAGAATCACAGGCATGGTTTGTGACACATATATGGCATGGGCCTTGGAAATAGCACAAAAGCTTGCAATCAAAGGTGCTATCATCATCCCTTCATCGTCAGCTATGCTTGCCTTGGAAGACAACATTCCAAAGCTTATTGAGGATGGAATTATGGATAGTGATG GATTCCCCATTAAAAAAGGGAAATTTCAACTATCTCCAAAAATGCCTAATATGAACATAACTGATATGCCTTGGTCCTGCTTTAGTGATGCATCATCACAAAAGACCATATTTCATTACCTTGCAAGATCAATACAATGGTCACATTTAACTGATTGGTGGATTTCCAACACAACCATAGAGCTTGAACCTGGTGCATTATCCTTATGCCCGAAGATCTTACCAATTGGGCCAATAAAAGAGAGTCCTAAGTTTAGATCATTGGGCCAATTCTGGCAAGAAGATCATTCTTGCTTGAGTTGGCTTGATCAACAACCACCTTGTTCTGTTATATATGTTGCATTCGGTAGCTTCACTATTTTTGACCCAAACCAATTCAAAGAACTTGCACTTGGGCTTGAACTTACTAATAGGCCTTTTCTTTGGGTTGTGCGTGATGATTCTAATGGTAGTGTTACAAAACACAAATACCCTAATGAATTTCAAGGAACTAAGGGTAAAATTGTCAAATGGACACCCCAACCAATGGTGTTAAAACACCCTTCTATAGCTTGTTTTGTTAGTCATTGTGGTTGGAATTCTACTATGGATGGTGTGTCTAATGGGGTACCTTTCTTGTGTTGGCCTTATTTTGCTGATCAATTTGTAGACAAGGCATATATTTGTGATTTTTGGAAGGTGGGTTTGGGATTTGATGAGGATGAGAAAGGGATTATATCACGTTGGGAGATAAAGAAGAAAGTGGAACAACTCTTGGGAGATGAAGAGATTAAGGGAAGGTCTAAGAAGATGAAGGATATGATTATGAATAACATTGCAAAAGATGGCAAGTCCACACAGAACTTCAACAAGTTTATGAAGTGGCTCAATGAATAA
- the LOC130973136 gene encoding UDP-glycosyltransferase 83A1-like has translation MGIPHFLCIPFPLLGHVNPLMQFSHVLAKHGCKVTFLHTEFSHKGSNTNVEGSNIKVVTLPDGLENEDDRSDMLKVLLSIKRTMPSLLPKLIEDVNALDSENKISCILVTTNMGFALELGHRLGIKGALFSPTSATSLACGVFVQRLIDDGIIDSSGHPTRKQQIELSPGLPKIDTAQFPWRGVSKLWFTEIIKEMETLKVAQWWLCNTICDLEPAAFSISPRFLPIGPFMETYDNNKASSSLWQEDTTCLHWLDQQPTRSVVYVSFGSLVVLESNQFKELALALDLLNKPFLWVVRANHNNIGSSYPKEFNGSKGKIVAWAPQKRILNHPAIACFVTHCGWNSILEGVCGGVPFLCWPFNSDQFINKLYICDVWKVGLELEKDKNELISRGEIRKKVEQLLGNEEMRVRSLKWRETTLKNVGQDDQSTKNLIMFVNWAK, from the exons ATGGGAATCCCTCACTTTCTCTGCATACCATTTCCACTTCTAGGCCATGTGAACCCCCTCATGCAATTTTCTCATGTTCTAGCCAAACATGGCTGCAAGGTCACTTTTCTACACACTGAGTTCAGCCACAAAG GCTCCAACACCAACGTTGAAGGGTCAAACATTAAGGTTGTGACACTCCCTGATGGTTTGGAAAATGAAGATGATAGGAGTGACATGTTAAAAGTACTTTTGTCCATAAAGAGAACCATGCCTTCATTGCTTCCAAAGCTAATAGAAGATGTCAATGCCTTAGACTCTGAGAACAAAATCAGTTGCATACTTGTTACAACAAACATGGGTTTTGCCTTGGAACTTGGCCACAGATTAGGGATCAAAGGTGCTCTCTTCTCTCCAACTTCAGCTACTTCTTTGGCATGTGGTGTCTTCGTGCAGAGGCTCATTGATGATGGCATTATTGATTCTTCAG GACACCCCACCAGAAAACAACAAATTGAGCTCTCCCCAGGGTTGCCTAAGATAGACACGGCGCAATTCCCATGGCGCGGCGTAAGCAAGCTCTGGTTCACTGAAATTATTAAAGAGATGGAAACACTCAAAGTAGCTCAATGGTGGCTTTGCAACACTATTTGTGATCTTGAGCCTGCAGCATTCTCTATTTCACCAAGGTTCCTACCAATTGGTCCATTCATGGAAACTTATGACAATAACAAGGCTTCTTCTTCATTGTGGCAAGAAGACACAACTTGCCTACATTGGTTGGATCAACAACCAACTCGATCCGTCGTGTATGTTTCGTTTGGTAGTTTGGTTGTGTTGGAATCAAATCAATTCAAAGAACTAGCACTCGCGCTTGATCTCCTTAACAAGCCTTTTCTTTGGGTCGTTCGCGCCAACCATAATAACATTGGTTCATCATATCCTAAAGAATTTAATGGAAGTAAAGGTAAAATTGTGGCTTGGGCGCCACAGAAGAGGATCCTAAACCACCCTGCCATAGCTTGTTTTGTCACACATTGTGGTTGGAATTCTATTTTAGAAGGTGTTTGTGGGGGTGTACCATTTCTATGTTGGCCATTTAATAGTGACCAATTTATTAACAAGTTATATATTTGTGATGTGTGGAAGGTTGGATTGGAATTGGAAAAGGATAAGAATGAATTGATTTCAAGGGGTGAGATAAGGAAGAAGGTGGAGCAATTGCTTGGGAATGAAGAAATGAGAGTAAGGTCTTTGAAATGGAGGGAAACGACTTTAAAAAATGTAGGACAAGATGatcaatcaacaaagaattTGATTATGTTTGTCAATTGGGCAAAATAA
- the LOC130975845 gene encoding uncharacterized protein LOC130975845 has product MSTHGRGRGRGRGRIGTFTPGLAGNDPVDFMAALGNMAAAMQATAEALGNQINQGNHGNNNDEDGPMTLATFLKVHSPTFRGTSNPTDADNWIQALERALQAQQVPEEQWVEFGTYQLQGEAQHWWQGTRRILQPDGAVIPWEVFRTEFYKKYFPNSARNAKELELMQLKQGQMPVAAYTSRFEELCRFSRICQGAPDDFAEWKCIKYEGGLRSDILSFVAPMEIRVFSELVNKSRVAEDCLRKATSDKSDQRIFVRRDQGRNFAPRGQDFKRGGYTPQPHLGQNNFQRFSNNNSQGRGKGKQAQTPPNDLTCRRCGKYHPNTPCRAGLGVCYYCGEAGHLSWNCPEKKKNQEAGKAQRQGRVFTMTADGAGTADTPIRGNHALIIEISNCLA; this is encoded by the coding sequence ATGTCGACTCACGGACGCGGTCGCGGCCGAGGTAGAGGTAGGATAGGCACTTTTACTCCTGGCCTGGCAGGGAATGATCCAGTAGACTTCATGGCTGCCCTGGGAAATATGGCTGCGGCTATGCAGGCGACAGCCGAGGCACTGGGTAATCAGATAAACCAGGGTAATCACGGAAACAATAATGATGAGGATGGTCCCATGACACTTGCTACATTTCTGAAAGTTCACTCTCCGACCTTTAGGGGAACCTCAAATCCTACAGATGCAGATAATTGGATTCAAGCTTTGGAACGGGCACTGCAGGCTCAGCAGGTTCCTGAGGAGCAATGGGTTGAGTTTGGAACTTATCAGCTGCAGGGTGAGGCTCAGCATTGGTGGCAGGGGACACGACGTATCCTGCAGCCAGATGGCGCTGTGATTCCTTGGGAGGTTTTTCGAACagagttctataagaaataCTTTCCTAATTCAGCCAGAAATGCCAAAGAACTTGAATTGATGCAGTTAAAGCAGGGACAGATGCCTGTTGCTGCGTATACTAGCAGGTTTGAGGAGTTATGTCGCTTTTCTCGTATTTGTCAAGGTGCACCTGATGATTTTGCTGAGTGGAAAtgtattaagtatgagggaGGTCTTCGAAGTGATATTCTGAGCTTCGTTGCACCAATGGAGATTAGAGTGTTTTCAGAACTGGTAAACAAAAGTAGAGTTGCTGAGGATTGTCTGAGAAAGGCGACATCAGATAAGAGTGATCAGCGAATTTTTGTTAGGAGAGATCAGGGAAGAAACTTCGCCCCTAGAGGACAAGATTTTAAGCGAGGCGGTTACACCCCACAACCACATTTGGGTCAGAATAACTTCCAGAGATTCAGTAATAATAACAGCCAGGGAAgaggcaaaggaaagcaagctCAGACCCCACCGAATGATTTAACTTGTAGGAGGTGTGGAAAGTACCACCCGAATACTCCGTGCAGGGCTGGTTTAGGTGTATGCTATTACTGTGGTGAAGCTGGGCATTTGTCTTGGAATTGtccagaaaagaagaagaatcaagAAGCTGGAAAGGCACAACGTCAGGGACGCGTGTTTACTATGACAGCGGATGGTGCTGGAACCGCAGATACTCCGATTAGAGGTAATCACGCACTGATAATCGAAATTTCCAACTGCCTTGCATAG